CGGTGCGGCGTACATCATCCACACCTCGGGTTCGACCGGCATACCCAAGCCGGTCGCGGTGGGCCGGGCGGCCCTGGAGAACCATCTGACCGGTGCGGCCGACCGGTTCGGCCTGGCCGCCGGTGACCGGGTGCTGCTGTTCGCCCAGCCCTCGTTCGACGTGGCGCTGGAAGAGGTCCTGCCCTCCCTGTATGCCGGTGCCTGCCTCGTCGTACCGGAGCGGGAAGTGCCCACCGGAGCAGAACTCGCCGAGCTGCTGGCCGCCGCCCGGGTCACCGTCGCCAACCTCCCGACCAGCTACTTCCTCGCCACCCGCGAGGAGTTGCGGCCGGTGCTGCGCGAGCGCCGCTGGGCGCCGAGGCTGCTGGTACTCGGCGGCGAGCGCATCCCGGCGGATGCGATGCGCGGGTTCTTCGCCGACACCGACGCCGCCGTGTTCAACGTCTACGGAGTGACCGAAGCGGCGATCAGCTCGACCGTGTACGAGATCACCCGCGAGAACCTCGTGGACGGTGCGGAAATCCCCCTGGGCACCGAACTGCCCGGCGAGCGGATCCACGTCCTGGACGCGGCGCTGCGTCCACTGCCGGCCGGTGCGGTCGGTGAACTGGCCATCTCCGGCGCCGGTCTGGCCGAGGGGTACGTCGGCAACCCGGAGGCCACCGCGGCACGATTCGTACGGATCGAAGCACTGAACGGCGAGCGGGTCTACCTCACCGGCGACCTCGGCTACCGGGATCGCGACGGGCTGCTGCACTTCCTGGGGCGCCGCGACAACCAGATCAAACTGCGGGGCTACCGCATCGAACTGGAGGAGGTGGAGGCCGCCGCATCGGCCGTGCTCGGCGGACGTTCCTGCGCCGTCGTACTGGACCGGGAAGCGGCCGGCGGACCGCGCCTGGTCGGCTTCCTGGAGAACTCCGACGAACAGCGGCCGTGGGACGAACAGGCGATGCACATCGAACTGAGCCGCCGTCTGCCGGGTGCCCTCGTACCCGGCCGATGGGCGCGGCTGGATGCCATGCCGACCCTGGCCGGCGGCAAGCCGAACCGAGTGGCGCTGGCCCGTCTGGCCGCTCAACTCGAGCCCACCGCACCGGCCGAGGAGAACGCCACGACCGAAACCGATCCCGCGGCATTCGCCGATCCGTCTCTGGCGCTGCTCGCCGAAGGCTGGCGCGAGGTGCTGGGTCACAGTCGGTTCACCGCCGCCTCCCACTTCTTCCGGACCGGCGGGCACTCGCTGCTCGCCGCGCAACTGGCGGCCTGGCTGGAACCCCGTATCGGCACACGGCCGCCGCTGCGGCTGCTCTTCCAGAACCCGGTCCTGTCCGACCAGGCGCGCGCCCTTGGCGCGCTCGACACGCCGACCGTTGCTGCCCACACCGCTACGACCACGCCGACGGAGTCGTGATGACCGAGATGCTGAATGACATGCCGACGGGGGCCGCGCCGATGACTGGGCGGTCTGCCGAGCCGATGACCGCGCCGATGACCGGGCGGTCTGCCGAGCCGATGACCGCGCCGATGACCGGGCGGTCTGCCGAGCCGATGACCGAGCCGATGACCGGGCGGTCTGCCGAGCCGATGACCGAGCAGACCTCCGCGCTGATGAACGGCCGTCAGGGCGCCCTGCCGAGCGTCGTACACGGCACGCCCCTTCCCGAAGCCACCGCCGCCGGAGTGCTCTCCCGCTTCGAGGAATGGGTACGCCGCGGCCCCGAGGCCCCCGCCGTGGTCGACGGGACCCGTACCTGGAGCTACCGGCAGCTGGACGAGGCGGCCGACGACGTCCTTCGCGCCCTGAGCGACCGGGTCCGCCCCGGCGACCTGGTCGGCGTCTGCCTGGACCGCTCGGCAGCGCTGGTCGTGACCGCGATCGCCCTCGCCCGGATCGGCGCGGTCTATCTCCCGCTGGGCCCCCGGCCCGGTGAGCGCCGCATCGACGCGGTCACCGAGGACGTCGCCGTGGTCTGTCTGATCGGCGACCCCACCGTGCTGCCCGCCCGCCATCAGGCCGCCGAGCAGATCGCGCTGCCGCTACCGGGAGAGGGGACGAACGCCGCTCCGAAGGCCGTCGCGGCCTTCGCCTCTCCCGCAGCGAGCGCGCGCCCGGCTCCGCACGAAGCCTTCTACGCCGTGCTGACCTCCGGCTCCACCGGGCGGCCGAAGGCCGTCGCCGTCGCGGAACCCGCTCTGTCCACACTGCTGGACTGGTACCGCAACGAGACCGGCCTGGCGCCCGGCGACCGGCAGTCCCTGCTGATCGGTGTCGCGTTCGACCCGCATGTGATGGAACTGTGGGCCGGTCTGACGTCCGGCGCGGCCCTGGTTCCCGCACCGGACGCTGTTCGCTGGGACCCGGCCGAACTCACCGCGTGGTGGCGCGACGCCGCCGTGACGGTGTGCGTCGTGGCCACTCCGATGGCCGAACCGGTGCTGGACCGGCCCTGGCCCCATGACCTGGAGCTGCGTCACCTTGTTGTCGGCGGCGACCGGATGCGCCGACGCCCCGGTGCGGATGTGACCGCCACGGTGCACAACGCGTACGGGCCGGCCGAGGCCGCCGTCGTCACCACCACCCACGCCATGCGCGCCACGGACCACGACGCGTGCGACGACACCGCGCCGTCGATCGGAACTCCGATCCCGGGCGCCACGGTCGTCGTCACCGCGGCGGACGGCCGTGTCGTCGCCCGCGGTGAGGCCGGTGAACTGTGCATCGGCGGCACGTGCCTGGCGCTCGGCTATCTCGACCCGGAGCTGACGGCACACCGGTTCACCGTCCCGCCCCCGGGAATCGACGCGGGGCGGACGGACCGTGTGTACCGGACCGGGGACCGGGTGCGGATGCTGGACGACGGCAGGCTGGAGTTCCTCGGCCGTCTCGACGATCAGGTGAAGATCAGCGGAGTACGGATCGAACCGGCCGAGGTGGAGGCCGCGCTCGAGCAGAACCCTTCGGTGCGCAGCGCGGTTGTCACCGCGCCCCGTTCCGCCGACGGCAGCGCCCGCCTGGTGGCGTACGTCCTGGCATCCGACGAAACGAGTTCTGACGCGCTGCTGTCCGCGGTACGGGCCTGGCTGCCCGAGCAGGCCGTGCCCTCGGCCGTGCGGATCCTGGACGCCTTCCCACTCGACGCCAACGGCAAGGTCGACCGTGCCCAACTGCTGAAGCAGGCCGCGGCCCCCGCACAGCCGATCGCCCGCGACAGCGCCACTGCCGACAACGGCGATGCGCACGACAGCGCGACGGAGAGCGAGCGACTTGTCCTGCGGGTCGTGCGCGATCTGCTGGACAGCCCCGGTACCGAACTGGGCGACAACTTCACCGAGGCCGGCGGAACCTCGCTCGTCGCCTCGCGCCTGCTGACCGTGATCGAGCAGGAGACCGGAGTGCGTCTGCGCGCACCGGAGTTGCTCCGTCAGCCCGACCTTCGGGCAGTCGCGGCCGTACTCGACAAGCGCCGCGCCGCCGTCGGACCGGGGGTGGCCTGAGATGGCAACCGTCATGGCGAACACCACCGACCACAGGAAGGAAAGCCCAGTGCCGGCTGACCGCACACCGTCCGTGTACGCCGCCGGCCTGCCCGCCCTGGTGGCGCGGCACGCCGAGCAGACCCCGCAGGCCCTGGCCGTGATGGACGGCGACACCACGCTGACGTACGAGCAGCTGGTCGCCTCCGCCCGCGCTCTGGCCGCACACCTGCACGACCATGGCGTCCGCCCCGGCGACCGGGTGGCACTGCTGATGCCGCGTTCGGCCCGCACCGTCGTCGCACAGCTCGCGCTGTGGTGGGCGGGCGCGGCGTGCGTGCCGCTCGACCCGGCGCACCCGGGTCCGCGTACCGAAGCGATGCTCGCCAACGCCGGGGCGACACTGACCGTCGGCGACAGCAAGCTGCTCGAATCCGCGGCCGTCACAGGCGCCACCCTGGCCCTGCACGACGAGCCACTGCTGACCGGCGCCGAGCTGCCCGCGGCCCGGCCCGGCCCCGACGCGACGGCGCTCGTCCTGTTCACCTCGGGGTCCACCGGCCGCCCCAAGGGCGTGACGGTGGCCCACGGCGGCATCGCCCGGCTGGTCACCGCTCCGCAGTACGCCACCGTCACCGCCCGCGACCGGGTGCTGTTCCACTCGCCGACCACCTTCGACGCCTCGACCTTCGAGGTGTGGTCGGCCCTCGCCAACGGAGCCGCCGTGGTGGTGTGCACCGCCGAGCGGCCCTCCTTCGAGGATCTGGCCCGACAGGTGGAGCGGCACGGCGTGACCGTGGCGTTCTTCACCACGGCGCTGTTCCACCAACTGGCTGCCCGCCGCTCCCGGGTGTTCTCGGTGCTCCGCACAGTGGTGGTGGGAGGCGAGGCGATGGCCGCCCAGCATGCCCGGGCGGTACTGCGCGCGTTCCCCTGGCTCGAGTTGGTCAATGGATACGGGCCGACGGAGACGACGACGTTCGCCACGGCCCACCGGGTCACCGATGCGGACTGCGACGGCCCGGTGCCGATCGGCCGCCCGATCGCCGGTGCCGTCACACACGTCCTGGACGGCGCCGGGCAGCCCGTCGCGCCTGGCGAACACGGTGAACTGTGGATCGGCGGCAGCCGTCTGGCAGGCGGATACGCGGGACGGCCGGAGCTGACCGCCGAACGCTTCGTGGACCATGCGTCGCTGGGCCGGCTGTACCGCTCCGGCGACCTGGTCTCGGTACGCCCGGACGGAGTTCTGGACTTTCACGGCCGCGTCGACGACCAGGTCAAGGTCCGTGGATTCCGCATCGAGCCGGGCGAGGTCGAGCACATACTGCGCGAGCAGGCGGAGGTGGACGACGCCGCCGTGACCGTGCGCCGGCCCGCAGCGGACGACGCCCGCCTGGCCGCCTTCGTGGTGGCCGCACCCGGCCCTATACCCCGTGCCGAGACGCTGAGAGCGCGGCTCGCCGAACAGCTGCCCGCCCATCTGGTCCCCGACGAGCTGACCCTCGTCGAGCGGCTGCCCCTGACGGTCTCCGGCAAGGTGGACCGGCGCGCGCTCACCGCTTTTCACGGCACCGCCACCGCCGAAGAGGCCACCCAGGCGCTGACCCCGCTCCAGCAGGCCGTCGCCGAGGTGTGGAGCCGCAGCCTGGGCAGCGAGGTGAACCGGCCGGACGCCGACTTCCTCGCCTACGGCGGCCATTCCTTGCTCGCCCTGGTCGTCACGGACGACCTGCGCGAGGAGCTCGGAGTGGAGCTGTCCCTGCCCGACTTCTTCGCCGCCCCAACGGTGGCAGGACAGGCCGAGCTCGTCGAGCGCGCCCTGCTGGCCAACCACGACGATCTCCACCTCGACGCGCCGGAGGACACAGATGCCCACTGACAGCACCCCCAGCTCCGCCGCGCTGCAGGAGGAACTGCTGCGCAGGGCCCGGGCCCGCGCCGGCACCCGCCCGGCCGCCCCGGTCCCCACAGCCGTCCACGACCAGGGGCCCGCCCCGCTCTCCCACGCCCAGCGGCGGATGTGGCTGATGGACCACCTCGGCCAGGGAGGCTCCCTCTACAGCGTGCCCTTCGCCACCCGGCTGCACGGGCCGCTCGACGTGGACGCCCTCACCGTCGCACTCACCACGCTCGTACGACGCCACGCCATCCTGCGTACCCGTTACGGCCGGAGCGGCGACGAGCCGTACCAGGAGACGCTCCCCGCGCCCGACACGATCGCCGTGCCGGTGGTGGAGGCCGACGGCGACGGTCTGCAGACACTCGCCGCGGAGGCACGCCGTCCGTTCGACCTGGCTGCGGGTCCCCTGCCGCGCGCCCTGGTGCTGCGGCACGGCCCCCGAGACCACACCGTGCTGCTGACCTTCCACCACATCACCATCGACGGCGGGTCGCTGGAGACCGTCGCCGACGAACTGACGCAGCTGTACGCAGCGGCCGTGGACGGACGCCCTCACGAACGGCCGGAGCCGCCGCAGTACACGGACTACGCGCGCCGCGAGCACGCGGCGGCCGGCCGCCTCGATGAAGGACTGGCTCACTGGACGCGCCGGCTCGCCGGAGCCGTACCACTGCGGCTGCCCCGGCCCGCGCGCCCTTCCGCCGACCTGGGCACGCGTCCGGCGGTCGCCCGCACCACGAAGCTGGACGCCTCGGTGCTGTCTGCACTGCGCGAGCTGGGCAGGCAGCACCGGGCCACCCTCTTCACGGTTTCCCTCGCCGCCGCCTTCGCCGCGTTGCAGCGCTTCACCGGCGAGGACGACCTGGTCATCGGCTGCGCCGCCACCCACCGCGAGGGGGCGGCCATGCGCGGTCTCGTCGGACTGTGCGTCAATACCCTTCCGGTACGTGTGGACCTGTCCGGCGACCCGGAGTTCGGGATCCTCGTGGACCGGGTGCGGGACGCGCTACTGGAGGCCCAGGAGCACCGGGACGCTCCCTTCGACCTGATCCTGGAGCGACTCGGCGCCGCCGCGCGGGATGCCGACGGCACGCCGCTGGTCCGGGTCACCGCGGACGTCCTGCGGGCGCCCACGGCGCTCCCGCTGCCCGGCACGGTCGCCGAGCCCGTCGAAGTCGGCCTCGGCGAAGCCAAATTCGACCTGTCGTTCGGCCTCATGGACACCGACGAGCCCGCCTGCCTGGTCCAGTACGGGCCGGCAGCCCTCGCGACGGAAGCGGGAGACCAGCTGGCAGATGCCTTCGCCGACCTGCTGGCCGCGGTCGCCGTCGACCCGGAACTGACACTGTCACGGCTGCCCGGCCGGCGGCCATGGGCGGTCCAGGCCGACGAACACTGTCATCCGGCCGAGACCGGGCTGCGGATGCATCCGCAGGTGAGCGATGCGGCAGTGCCGCAGCCGGCGACCGGACCGCTGATCGCCTATGCCGTCCTGCGGGAGACCGGGGGCCCCTCACCCGCCGAGTTGCGGAACCACCTCCGGTCCGCCCTCGCCCCGGCATTCGTCCCGGCCGCGGTGACACTGCTGGACGCGATGCCGCGGAACGCCGACGGCTCACTGGACGCCGGCCGGCTGCCCGGCGCGGCACCGGCCTCCGCCCTGCACGGGGACCGTGCGCACGCGGTGACGGCGGCGTTCACCGCTTTGCTGGGCAAAACCCCCGCACCGGACGACGACTTCTTCGTCCTCGGTGGCCACTCCCTGGTCGCCGTGCAGCTCGCCGAGCGCTTGCGCACAGGGCTCAAGCTGCCGCTGACCGGTCTCGATGTGATGCAGCACCGGACACCGCGCGCACTCGCCGCGCTGCTCGACGCGCGTGAGACGGAACGGGCGGCCGCGGCTGCCTCGACGGCCCCGCCGGCGTCACGTACCCGGCGGGCAGGCGAGGGCACCGTGCTGGTGACCGGCGGCACGGGCGGCGTCGGAGCGTTCATC
This portion of the Streptomyces sp. NBC_01750 genome encodes:
- a CDS encoding non-ribosomal peptide synthetase yields the protein MTEMLNDMPTGAAPMTGRSAEPMTAPMTGRSAEPMTAPMTGRSAEPMTEPMTGRSAEPMTEQTSALMNGRQGALPSVVHGTPLPEATAAGVLSRFEEWVRRGPEAPAVVDGTRTWSYRQLDEAADDVLRALSDRVRPGDLVGVCLDRSAALVVTAIALARIGAVYLPLGPRPGERRIDAVTEDVAVVCLIGDPTVLPARHQAAEQIALPLPGEGTNAAPKAVAAFASPAASARPAPHEAFYAVLTSGSTGRPKAVAVAEPALSTLLDWYRNETGLAPGDRQSLLIGVAFDPHVMELWAGLTSGAALVPAPDAVRWDPAELTAWWRDAAVTVCVVATPMAEPVLDRPWPHDLELRHLVVGGDRMRRRPGADVTATVHNAYGPAEAAVVTTTHAMRATDHDACDDTAPSIGTPIPGATVVVTAADGRVVARGEAGELCIGGTCLALGYLDPELTAHRFTVPPPGIDAGRTDRVYRTGDRVRMLDDGRLEFLGRLDDQVKISGVRIEPAEVEAALEQNPSVRSAVVTAPRSADGSARLVAYVLASDETSSDALLSAVRAWLPEQAVPSAVRILDAFPLDANGKVDRAQLLKQAAAPAQPIARDSATADNGDAHDSATESERLVLRVVRDLLDSPGTELGDNFTEAGGTSLVASRLLTVIEQETGVRLRAPELLRQPDLRAVAAVLDKRRAAVGPGVA
- a CDS encoding non-ribosomal peptide synthetase produces the protein MPADRTPSVYAAGLPALVARHAEQTPQALAVMDGDTTLTYEQLVASARALAAHLHDHGVRPGDRVALLMPRSARTVVAQLALWWAGAACVPLDPAHPGPRTEAMLANAGATLTVGDSKLLESAAVTGATLALHDEPLLTGAELPAARPGPDATALVLFTSGSTGRPKGVTVAHGGIARLVTAPQYATVTARDRVLFHSPTTFDASTFEVWSALANGAAVVVCTAERPSFEDLARQVERHGVTVAFFTTALFHQLAARRSRVFSVLRTVVVGGEAMAAQHARAVLRAFPWLELVNGYGPTETTTFATAHRVTDADCDGPVPIGRPIAGAVTHVLDGAGQPVAPGEHGELWIGGSRLAGGYAGRPELTAERFVDHASLGRLYRSGDLVSVRPDGVLDFHGRVDDQVKVRGFRIEPGEVEHILREQAEVDDAAVTVRRPAADDARLAAFVVAAPGPIPRAETLRARLAEQLPAHLVPDELTLVERLPLTVSGKVDRRALTAFHGTATAEEATQALTPLQQAVAEVWSRSLGSEVNRPDADFLAYGGHSLLALVVTDDLREELGVELSLPDFFAAPTVAGQAELVERALLANHDDLHLDAPEDTDAH
- a CDS encoding condensation domain-containing protein, whose product is MPTDSTPSSAALQEELLRRARARAGTRPAAPVPTAVHDQGPAPLSHAQRRMWLMDHLGQGGSLYSVPFATRLHGPLDVDALTVALTTLVRRHAILRTRYGRSGDEPYQETLPAPDTIAVPVVEADGDGLQTLAAEARRPFDLAAGPLPRALVLRHGPRDHTVLLTFHHITIDGGSLETVADELTQLYAAAVDGRPHERPEPPQYTDYARREHAAAGRLDEGLAHWTRRLAGAVPLRLPRPARPSADLGTRPAVARTTKLDASVLSALRELGRQHRATLFTVSLAAAFAALQRFTGEDDLVIGCAATHREGAAMRGLVGLCVNTLPVRVDLSGDPEFGILVDRVRDALLEAQEHRDAPFDLILERLGAAARDADGTPLVRVTADVLRAPTALPLPGTVAEPVEVGLGEAKFDLSFGLMDTDEPACLVQYGPAALATEAGDQLADAFADLLAAVAVDPELTLSRLPGRRPWAVQADEHCHPAETGLRMHPQVSDAAVPQPATGPLIAYAVLRETGGPSPAELRNHLRSALAPAFVPAAVTLLDAMPRNADGSLDAGRLPGAAPASALHGDRAHAVTAAFTALLGKTPAPDDDFFVLGGHSLVAVQLAERLRTGLKLPLTGLDVMQHRTPRALAALLDARETERAAAAASTAPPASRTRRAGEGTVLVTGGTGGVGAFILRELAAQGRPVLALARPESAHLVAGDGVDVVEGDLTDLDGLRAAVESADAVIHAACTFTRPEVDVAAMEAMVGAWHSGPFVFVSSVDAYGRPTEQSVAEESASRQPLSAYGQAKLDCEHMLMRAAGTGGRGGASAVRSPLVWGPHDRLRDQLRWGATGMLYQAALAGEPITLPRPGTAGRDWYGAPWVHAAALARAVTACLDTAVHGVANALSGHVAWQDLAAELRKLLGSDSEIQLVERAHPDLDHPWHYHADRLATALREQPGEDWHSVLAAMVDPSRA